From one Nilaparvata lugens isolate BPH chromosome 2, ASM1435652v1, whole genome shotgun sequence genomic stretch:
- the LOC111050824 gene encoding F-box/LRR-repeat protein 14 has protein sequence MDETRLLLTELPPRLHRPHLHRPQLDLTSTQTHVSCLYPEILALIFGMLDVRDKGRAAQVCTAWRDASYHKSVWRGVVSKLHLRRSNPSLFSSLVRRGIRKVQVLSLRRSLRDVVNGIPDLESLNLSGCYNLTDLALSHAFSDDAPSLTHLDLSLCKQITDTSLGRLAQHLKNLQVLELGGCAQITNTGLLLIAWGLKRLRRLDLRSCWHISDQGICHVAGLNLESAVGNLELEYLGLQDCQRLSDDALKHVAGGRMTSLKSINLSFCINITDNCLKHLAKMTSLKELNLRSCDNISDTGMAYLAEGGSLLTSLDVSFCDKISDQGLQHMSQSLFNLRSLSLSACDISDDGLCRIAKTLHDLETLDIGQCTQISDHGLQAVSESLRNLRSIDLYGCVRISTAGLEKIMKLPKLATLNLGLWHVR, from the exons ATGGACGAAACACGCTTGCTACTCACCGAACTACCGCCGCGCCTTCACAGACCGCATCTGCATCGACCACAATTGGACCTAACCTCGACACAAACACATGTGTCATGTTTGTACCCCGAGATTTTAGCTTTGATTTTTGGGATGTTGGATGTTCGCGATAAAGGACGCGCGGCCCAAGTGTGTACGGCTTGGAGGGACGCCAGCTACCATAAATCAGTGTGGCGGGGAGTTGTGTCCAAACTACATCTACGACGTTCGAACCCTTCCTTGTTTAGTAGTTTGGTTCGACGGGGAATTCGTAAGGTGCAAGTGTTGTCGTTAAGACGTAGTTTGCGTGACGTTGTGAATGGAATTCCTGATCTGGAATCGTTGAACCTGAGTGGGTGCTACAACCTGACAGACTTGGCGTTGTCACATGCGTTCAGTGACGATGCTCCCTCGCTGACACATCTCGATCTCTCGCTCTGCAAGCAGATCACTGACACTAGTCTAGGACGGCTGGCGCAGCATCTCAAGAACCTTCAG GTGCTGGAGCTAGGCGGGTGTGCGCAGATCACCAACACAGGCCTACTGCTGATCGCGTGGGGCCTGAAGCGGCTGAGGCGGCTGGACCTGCGCAGTTGTTGGCACATCTCCGACCAGGGCATCTGCCACGTGGCGGGCCTCAACCTCGAGTCGGCCGTCGGCAACCTCGAGCTCGAGTACCTCGGCCTACAG GACTGTCAGAGACTGAGCGATGACGCTTTGAAGCACGTGGCCGGGGGTCGGATGACGTCACTGAAGAGCATCAACCTCAGCTTCTGCATTAACATCACCGACAACTGTCTCAAGCACCTCGCCAAGATGACGTCACTCAAGGAACTCAATCTCAG GTCGTGCGACAACATCTCGGACACAGGCATGGCGTACCTGGCCGAAGGTGGGTCGCTGCTCACCTCGCTCGACGTGTCGTTCTGCGACAAGATCAGCGACCAGGGCCTGCAGCACATGTCGCAGTCGCTCTTCAACCTGCGGTCGCTGTCGCTCTCCGCCTGCGACATCAGCGACGACGGCCTCTGTCGCATCGCCAAGACGCTGCACGACCTTGAGACGCTCGACATCGGCCAATGCACCCAAATTTCCGATCACGGCTTGCAG GCGGTATCAGAGTCACTTCGCAACCTGCGCAGTATCGATCTGTACGGTTGTGTTCGCATCTCGACGGCGGGTCTCGAGAAAATCATGAAACTACCAAAGCTAGCAACGCTCAACCTTGGTCTATGGCATGTCAGGTGA